The proteins below are encoded in one region of Salvelinus fontinalis isolate EN_2023a chromosome 10, ASM2944872v1, whole genome shotgun sequence:
- the LOC129863481 gene encoding H(+)/Cl(-) exchange transporter 5-like: MITWDQLSMYVATGSCWHSGQTTTITLAEQQSSQSKSIRQILSMDNTGYCNDSFNSIRSSTSDEDMVEIAGSTLDFSNTEDVPPLDRDYGSGDNPGMEEVNGVPKLMDLLDEPVPGVGTYEDFNTIDWVREKSKDRDRHREITSKSKESTWALVNSVCDAFSGWLLMLLIGLMSGALAGGIDISAHWMTDLKEGVCLNGFWFNHEHCCWTSNETTFQERDKCPQWKSWAELIIGTTEGPFAYIMNYLMYVCWALLFSFLAVTLVRAFAPYACGSGIPEIKTILSGFIIRGYLGKWTLVIKTITLVLAVSSGLSLGKEGPLVHVACCCGNILCHLFTKYRKNEAKRREVLSAAAAVGVSVAFGAPIGGVLFSLEEVSYYFPLKTLWRSFFAALVAAFTLRSINPFGNSRLVLFYVEFHTPWHLLELVPFILLGIFGGIWGAFFIRANIAWCRRRKTTWLGHYPVLEVLVVTAVTAVVAFPNSYTRTSTSELISELFNDCGLLDSSKLCNYDNANVTKSSNELPDRPAGNDVYTAMWQLSLALVFKMLITVVTFGMKVPSGLFIPSMAVGAIAGRLLGIGMEQLAYYHHDWAIFRGWCSPGADCITPGLYAMVGAAACLGGVTRMTVSLVVIMFELTGGLEYIVPLMAAAMTSKWVADAIGREGIYEAHIRLNGYPFLEAKEEFSHKTLAMDVMRPRRSDPPLSVLTQDGMTVEDVETMITDTTYSGFPVVVSHESQRLVGFVLRRDLTISIDNARQRQDGIVSTSRVFFTEYTPPQPPNSPPPLKLRGIMDLSPFTVTDHTAMDIVVDIFRKLGLRQCLITHNGRLLGIITKKDILKHVAQIANRDPDSILFN, from the exons ATGATCACCTGGGATCAGCTCTCAATGTATGTCGCAACAGGAAGTTGTTGGCATTCGGGTCAGACAACAACAATAACATTAGCAGAACAGCAGAGTTCTCAGTCGAAGTCCATCCGACAAA TATTATCGATGGATAACACCGGATATTGCAACGATAGCTTCAATAGCATACGAAGTAGCACAAGTGACGAGGACATGGTGGAGATAGCAGGGTCGACATTAGACTTCTCTAACACGGAGGATGTACCACCCTTGGACCGAGACTATGGTTCTG gGGATAACCCAGGTATGGAGGAGGTGAACGGGGTTCCTAAACTGATGGACCTGCTTGATGAGCCTGTGCCTGGGGTGGGCACCTATGAGGACTTTAACACCATAGACTGGGTGCGGGAGAAGTCCAAAGACCGTGACCGGCACAGAGAG ATTACCAGTAAAAGCAAAGAGTCTACATGGGCACTGGTGAACAGTGTCTGTGATGCTTTCTCTGGATGGCTGCTCATGCTGCTGATTGGACTCATGTCAG GCGCGTTGGCAGGTGGGATTGACATATCAGCCCACTGGATGACCGACCTGAAGGAAGGGGTTTGTCTGAACGGGTTCTGGTTCAACCATGAACACTGCTGTTGGACCTCCAACGAGACCACCTTCCAAGAGAGGGACAAGTGTCCACAGTGGAAAAGCTGGGCTGAGCTCATTATCGGCACAACAGAG GGTCCCTTTGCGTACATTATGAACTACCTAATGTACGTGTGCTGGGCTCTGCTATTCTCCTTCCTGGCCGTGACACTGGTCAGGGCCTTCGCCCCATATGCCTGTGGTTCTGGAATCCCAGAG ATCAAAACCATATTGAGTGGTTTCATCATCCGAGGGTATCTGGGGAAGTGGACCCTGGTGATTAAGACCATCACCCTGGTCCTGGCTGTGTCGTCGGGGCTCAGCCTGGGGAAAGAGGGGCCCCTGGTCCACGTGGCCTGCTGCTGTGGCAACATCCTCTGCCACCTCTTCACCAAGTACCGCAAGAATGAGGCCAAGCGCAGAGAG GTTCTGTCTGCCGCTGCAGCAGTTGGTGTGTCTGTGGCTTTTGGGGCCCCCATAGGAGGAGTGCTCTTCAGTCTGGAGGAG GTGAGCTACTACTTCCCTCTGAAGACCCTGTGGCGGTCGTTCTTCGCAGCCCTGGTGGCAGCCTTCACCCTGCGCTCCATCAACCCGTTTGGCAACAGCCGCCTGGTGCTGTTCTACGTGGAGTTCCACACCCCCTGGCACCTCCTGGAGCTTGTACCCTTCATCCTCCTGGGCATCTTCGGGGGCATCTGGGGCGCCTTCTTCATCCGCGCCAACATCGCGTGGTGCCGGAGGCGTAAGACCACGTGGCTGGGCCACTACCCGGTCCTGGAGGTGCTTGTTGTCACTGCGGTGACGGCGGTGGTGGCTTTCCCTAACAGCTACACCCGCACTAGCACCAGTGAGCTCATCTCTGAGCTCTTCAACGACTGTGGCTTGCTGGACTCCTCCAAGTTATGTAACTATGACAATGCCAACGTCACCAAGAGCAGCAACGAGCTGCCGGACCGCCCGGCTGGAAATGATGTTTACACGGCCATGTGGCAGCTGTCCCTGGCCCTGGTCTTTAAGATGCTCATCACCGTGGTTACCTTCGGCATGAAG GTTCCCTCTGGTCTGTTCATACCCAGCATGGCGGTAGGGGCGATCGCAGGCAGGCTGCTGGGAATAGGCATGGAGCAGCTGGCCTACTACCACCATGACTGGGCGATCTTCAGGGGTTGGTGTTCTCCTGGTGCTGACTGCATCACCCCAGGCCTCTACGCCATGGTGGGGGCTGCTGCCTGCTTAG GTGGGGTGACCCGTATGACCGTGTCCCTGGTGGTCATCATGTTCGAGCTGACCGGAGGGCTGGAGTACATCGTGCCCCTGATGGCTGCGGCCATGACCAGTAAGTGGGTGGCGGATGCTATCGGGCGCGAGGGGATCTACGAGGCTCACATCCGCCTCAACGGTTACCCCTTCCTGGAGGCCAAGGAGGAGTTCAGTCATAAGACCCTGGCCATGGACGTGATGCGGCCGCGTCGCAGTGACCCGCCGCTCTCCGTACTGACCCAGGATGGCATGACGGTAGAGGACGTGGAGACCATGATCACTGACACCACCTACAGCGGCTTCCCCGTGGTGGTCTCCCATGAGTCCCAACGCCTAGTGGGATTCGTGCTGCGAAGGGACCTCACCATCTCCATAG ataATGCCAGACAGCGTCAGGATGGGATAGTGAGCACATCAAGGGTCTTCTTTACAGAGTACACGCCCCCTCAGCCCCCCAACAGCCCCCCTCCTCTGAAGCTCAGAGGCATCATGGACCTTAGTCCCTTCACCGTCACAGACCACACCGCCATGGACATTGTGGTGGACATCTTCAGGAAGCTGGGCCTGCGCCAGTGCCTCATCACACACAATGG CCGCTTGCTGGGTATTATCACAAAGAAGGACATTCTGAAGCACGTTGCTCAGATAGCCAACCGGGACCCAGACTCGATCCTCTTCAACTGA
- the si:dkey-22f5.9 gene encoding liver-expressed antimicrobial peptide 2-like isoform X2, producing MHGQNHSKATQGVCLVALILMHQVYASPIGSHDSRLSLQQGTKLLERRTRMTPLWRFMGTKPTGAYCRDHFECSTQICRRGHCALNGAVHS from the exons ATGCACGGTCAAAACCACAGCAAAGCAACGCAAGGTGTGTGTCTGGTGGCTCTGATTCTTATGCATCAG GTGTATGCTAGTCCAATAGGAAGCCATGATTCAAGGCTGAGTCTGCAGCAGGGCACCAAGCTACTGGAACGGAGAACCCGCATGACCCCTCTGTGGAGGTTCATGGGTACCAAGCCCACTGGGGCGTACTGCCGAGACCATTTTGAGTGCTCCACCCAAATCTGCAG AAGGGGCCACTGTGCCCTCAATGGGGCAGTTCATTCCTAG